The Zhihengliuella sp. ISTPL4 genomic interval GGCGACACCCGCCCCGTCGCCGCCGGAGGCACCCCGGAGCAGCTCGCGGAGAATCGCCGCGTCGACATCGTGATCCTCTCCGACGCCAGCGAGGAGGTGCGAGCGCTGATCCCTGCCGCGGGTGCCGCGCAGACCTCCCCCTGATCCGCCCTAACGCACGCCGATCACCGCCCGATAGTCGGGTTCGTGGTGATGGATGACGGCGTGCGCTCGCGAGTGCGCGCGGAAACGGCGACCGCCGACGTCGAGGTCTACGACTTCGGGCGGGCGGCGACGCTGTCGCGCGAACACGCCCGCACCCTGGAGCTCGCGTTCGAGACGTTCGCCCGTCAGTGGTCGGCCCAGCTCTCGGGCAAGATCCACGTGCGCGCGACCATCGCCGTCGAGCACGTGGGCATGCTCACCTACGGCGAATACGCGCAGTCGCTGCCCACGACCACGACCATGATCGTGTGTGCGCTGCCGGACTCCGACGAGCGCATGATCGTGCAGGTGCCGATTCCGACCGCGACGTCCTGGATCGTGCAGATGGTCGGCGGCAGGGTCATCGCCACCGCCGAGGACCGCACGTTCACGCCGATCGAGCAGGCCCTCATCCGCTCACTCATCGACGACGCGATCGATCATCTCACCGGCAGCCTCGACGGCTTGCTGCCCACCGGGATCGGCGTCGCCGGCATCCAGTACAGCTCTCAGTTCGCGCAGGTCGCCGCCGCCGCAGAGCCGGTGATCGTGGCGCGTCTGTCGATGCGCCACGGCGGCAGGACCGTCCCCGCCAGCATCATGCTCCCCGCCTCGGTGCTCGCCGGCTTCGCGGTACGCGCCTCCGACGCCGACCGCTCCGAGACCCCCGGCCTCGTGCGCCGGCAGGTGGAGGCGACTCCGGTCGAGATGGCGCTCCGACTGGCACCGCGGACGGTGCTGCCTCGCGACGTGCTCGACCTCGCCGTGGGCGACCTGCTCCCCCTGCCGCACGCCGCCGACCGCCCGATGCTCCTCACCGTCGGCGACCAGACCGTCGCGACCGCAGCCGTCGGCAGCGCCGGCGCCCGCCTCGCCTGCGTCGTGACCGCCACCATCCCCGCTACCGCCCCCGCTCAGGAGTCCGCGTGATCAGCACCACCGCCTACGAGTCCGCCGTCGCCGCCGCGTTCGCGGCGCGACTGCCCACCGCCGCACCGGTCACCGCCCGCGCCTCTCAGGTGTCCGGCGACACCGGAGAGGCCGTCGTGGCGCAGTTCGTCGGAGAGGCGAGCGCCCAGCTCGCCGTCCAGCTCCTCGACGCCGACGTGCTCGTCGACGGTCTCGGAGACCGCCCGCTCACCGACCGGCTGCTGGATGCGCTCGAGGCCGCGGCGACCGCCCTCGGCCCCGGACTGCTCGGCGAGGCCGCCGTCGGCGACGCGTCGGCTGTGTTCGCCGACCCGCAGACCCAGCTCTTCGACCTCGTTGACCACACCGAGCGGACCATCGGCCGACTCGCGGTGCGGATCACGCATCGCCCGGCACGTCCGACCGGAGCCGACGGCCGTCTGCATCGCATCGCGGGCGTCGAGATGGAGCTCACGGTGGAGATCGGCCGCACTCGCATGGCGGTCCGCGACGTGCTCGACCTCGAACCCGGTCGCATCGTGGAACTCGACCGCTCTGCGGGGGCCCCCGCGGACGTCAAGCTCAACGGCCGCACGATCGCGCACGGCGAGGTCGTCGTCGTCGACCAGGACTACGCGGTGCGGATCACCCGCATCCTCGAGAACGTCGAGGCCTGACCCTGGACGACCTCCTGCTCGCGCTGCGGGTCGGGCTGTCGCTCGCCGCGGTGCTCGGGCTGCTCTGGTTCCTGCAGCGCCGGGTCTCGAAGACCCAGGCGCGACGGCGTGACGCCGAGGCCATCACGGTGCTCGGACGTCAAGGCATCGGTCCGAAGGCGCAGCTCGTGGTCGTGCAGACCGACGACGCCCGTTACGTCCTCGGGGTCACCGAGCACGGCGTGAGTGTGGTGGACCGCCTTCCGGTCCGGCCGGCGGTCGATGAGCAGGACCACACAGGGGATACGGCCGCAGCGACGACCGACGACGCCGAGTTCGACCGCATCCTCGCCGCCGCCGCCCTCACGAGCACCCCCGCCGTGTCCGCCGCCCCTCCGGAGCTCCGTCGCCGCGTGCGGCACCGCAACGACCCGCTCCGCGGTTCCATCCTCTCCCCCGACACCTGGCGGCAGACCGCCGAGGCGCTCCGGCGCGCACGATGACCGCGACCCGTGCCGTCGATCGCGGTCGCGCCTCGCGGCTGCTCGTCCTCGTCGCGGTCGCGATCCTCCTCGCCGTCGTCCTCGTCGCCCTCACCGGCACCGCCGCGCACGCGGAGCTCACCCCGGACGACGGCGAGGGCGTGACGATCGACATCAACGGCATCGACGGCGGCCCGTCCGGATCGATCCTCACCCTCCTGGGGATCACGCTGCTGTCGGTGGCCCCCGCGCTGTTGCTGATGATGACGTCGTTCACGAAGATCTTCGTGGTGCTCGCGATGACCCGGAACGCCCTGTCGCTGCCGACGATCCCGCCGAATCAGGTGCTCGCCGGACTGTCGCTCTTCCTGTCGTTGTTCATCATGTGGCCGGTCCTGACCGAGATCAACACGCTCGCGGTGCAGCCGTACATCGACGGCGCGCTCACGTTCACGCAGGCCGTGGACGTCGGGCAGGGCCCGCTGCGGGAGTGGATGCTGCACTACACGCGCGAGGAGGACCTCGCACTGATGACCCGGATGGCCGGACAGGACAACCCCGAGGACGCCGCGAGCGTCCCGATGTACACGCTCATCCCCGCGTTCATGATCTC includes:
- a CDS encoding flagellar motor switch protein FliM, with protein sequence MDDGVRSRVRAETATADVEVYDFGRAATLSREHARTLELAFETFARQWSAQLSGKIHVRATIAVEHVGMLTYGEYAQSLPTTTTMIVCALPDSDERMIVQVPIPTATSWIVQMVGGRVIATAEDRTFTPIEQALIRSLIDDAIDHLTGSLDGLLPTGIGVAGIQYSSQFAQVAAAAEPVIVARLSMRHGGRTVPASIMLPASVLAGFAVRASDADRSETPGLVRRQVEATPVEMALRLAPRTVLPRDVLDLAVGDLLPLPHAADRPMLLTVGDQTVATAAVGSAGARLACVVTATIPATAPAQESA
- the fliN gene encoding flagellar motor switch protein FliN → MISTTAYESAVAAAFAARLPTAAPVTARASQVSGDTGEAVVAQFVGEASAQLAVQLLDADVLVDGLGDRPLTDRLLDALEAAATALGPGLLGEAAVGDASAVFADPQTQLFDLVDHTERTIGRLAVRITHRPARPTGADGRLHRIAGVEMELTVEIGRTRMAVRDVLDLEPGRIVELDRSAGAPADVKLNGRTIAHGEVVVVDQDYAVRITRILENVEA
- a CDS encoding FliO/MopB family protein, with product MLGLLWFLQRRVSKTQARRRDAEAITVLGRQGIGPKAQLVVVQTDDARYVLGVTEHGVSVVDRLPVRPAVDEQDHTGDTAAATTDDAEFDRILAAAALTSTPAVSAAPPELRRRVRHRNDPLRGSILSPDTWRQTAEALRRAR
- the fliP gene encoding flagellar type III secretion system pore protein FliP (The bacterial flagellar biogenesis protein FliP forms a type III secretion system (T3SS)-type pore required for flagellar assembly.) — its product is MTATRAVDRGRASRLLVLVAVAILLAVVLVALTGTAAHAELTPDDGEGVTIDINGIDGGPSGSILTLLGITLLSVAPALLLMMTSFTKIFVVLAMTRNALSLPTIPPNQVLAGLSLFLSLFIMWPVLTEINTLAVQPYIDGALTFTQAVDVGQGPLREWMLHYTREEDLALMTRMAGQDNPEDAASVPMYTLIPAFMISELRAAFIIGFVIFVPFLVIDLVVAAALMSMGMMMLPPVMISLPFKILLFILVDGWGLIIKALLESYGGVG